The following nucleotide sequence is from Drosophila takahashii strain IR98-3 E-12201 chromosome 3L, DtakHiC1v2, whole genome shotgun sequence.
ctacaacttgatttatggcggttttgtgggtaaaataatttttaaaaaaatatagttataaaatatgcgcggttgcctttttttaaacaaatttttagtaagttttataaaacacggttagcatgttttttcaattatttaattttttcaaaaatgtcaagggaataacgtttatacataaaaatcaatggctaataaaaatagtggtgtagtaaaaaaaaaattttagggaATAActtttatacataaaaatcaatggctattaaaaatagtggtgtagttaaacaaaaattttagagaataacttttatccataaaaatcaaaaattaaaaatcaatggctaataaaaatagtggtgtattaaaaaaaatgttttaggacccttctaagtgcgtgatttttttttttaagaaaaatttacaacaaCAGTTATTCTGGGTCCCTGGTTTAAAGACTCCACTCACTTGAAGTTCTTCCGCGGATACTGGTTCTCCAGTATATCGGTGGCTGTGGCCGGCGGCGAGCTGGCCCTCATGCACTTGGTGACCTCCAGTGTGTCCTCGGTGATGGGATCCAGGCCCACCTTCACCCTATACTCATTCTTGAGATTCTTGAGCACATCCATGCCGCCCAAGCCGAGCAGCGAGACCTTCCACAGCAGCAGGACGACCTTCTTCATGGGAAACTGCGGGGCGGCGCCACTACAAAACCGGGTAATCATGCCCAGCAGCTTGACGGCGAGGAGTTCGCCATCGGGCAGTGGTGAGTTGATCTCCTGGACGAAAGAGTCCGCCAGCTCCTTGTAATCCTCGCTGCCTCGCTCTTTTTCATCCCGAATGGTTTCTGTAATAATGTAGAGCACGGAGAGAATCACACGGATGTCCGTGGAGTCCACCAGCGTGACATTGGTGATCTTAACGGCCACGATGTCCGGTGAACAGGCGCTCTCAATCTCCATGTTCAGGAGGTCGATGAACGAGGCAAAGACGCCCAGTTGGTGGAGCACCAGGACATTGTCCCTGGTGATCTGGTGCTGCTCCTCATCCGACTGAACCTCCGCCCAGCAACCTTGAGCGAGATAAAGGATACACCTGGCAGCCTGCATGCGAAAGGAGCGATCGGAGACCTCCAGCTGGTCCACCAGCTTCATCACAATGCCCCGCTGGGCGGCCGAGTCCTGCTTCTGCCAGTTGGGCGGCAGATCGTACAGCTCCATCTGATCCTCGAAGGCTTTGACGTTCATCTGGAATTCGCTGAATTCCGTGTAGCTGTAGAGCTCGGCGATCTCGTTCTGGTAGCCATCCACATCGGAGTAAACGAAGTCCAAGTCGGGACCATCGCAGTTGGCGTCCGCGTCGTGGGTGTCCTGCTCGAAGGAGTTGTTTATGGATGAGAGCATCATTTTGGGACTGGAGTCTCCTCTTTTTCGCCAGGTGTAATGTcctatatatatgtgtgtgtgtgtgtttggctaTGCGTGCGTATGTGTATCCTGCGGCGGTGGGCGGCGGTACGCGCCTTGCCTGGGCGTGGCTGCCTCTGCTCGCTGGCTTTCCCTTATCTTTAGCTCTCTAGCAGGCGCTCATTGCGGTCTTCAAGCAATGCATTTCACTCGCAAATTTCGTCTACAATTTGTTTCTCGCCAATAACAAAAACGCACAatggaaaaagaagaaaattggTACGACCGTTTGCGGTGTGGGTGGAAAATACTAAAAAGACTGGATGGGGCAAGGCCGGGTGAACGGTTGTGGCAACGCCGGCTAAGATAACCAGTATTTTGAATTGAAAACACAATAACCActattttgaatttgtttattagagccctgcacgagtATACTCGAAATGCCCTTTGACTCAAATTTCAGAAAAACGGTTCGAGTAAATCagctcatagaaattttcggaTCAAGTAGCTCAGCTCACACATttttacgttgagctgttTGTTTGATCGAAAAAAAGCAAGTATAGTAGATCATAGATCATGTTTAGTAGATCAAGTATCCGAACATacctaaaaaatgttatgtagGAACAGAGCTCAAAAGTGTTATGTAGGTACAGAGCTCAACAATGTTATGTAGGAACAGATCTTTTGTAGGAAAAGCAATCTGATTGAAGAAATTCGGAGAATATTATAttgcttaatattttaattaatttacttatAGCAGTTCAACgtttcttattttggctaataagttgttttgatgttataaatttgtatttgtttgtatTACAGTTTAAGAACTTTTATATATGTTATCTGTCCAGCCATCTGTTGTAACGCTGTACCCGATaccttgttttctgttttcgcataTCTCCGTTTTTACACGATTCTGATGCACAGCATACAATTTCGAGATTTGTCTTGAAACAGTAGTTGGGTGCGGAAGCACAGAAGTCGCCTTTAAATTCTGACCTAACTTCGATCCGAGTCTTATTAATGCATACGCCATTTTTAAAAGGCCTGAGTCTGCTAATAGCTCAAAAGGCCGACAGTTTTCGACGGTTCACTCTGCTgccaatttaacaatttttgacTTCGTTTCGTTGTCAATTTTCACttctgcacacaaaaaaaaaacttagtaaaatcaactgtaataattgtcaaacaggccccaaccagcaaaattgtcaattctactaagtaaatagtcatttcacaacaacaaaatacacacaattagcaaagacacaaacccaaagcaaaaacaaaatacacgtaactattttaatagttacgtaactatctttgttggtcaattttaccaagcaaatttttttgtgtgtggctcATCTTCGCATTTTGGCTCAAGAGCTTTAAAGCATTTATGCCTAGCCAAATTAGATGTAGAGTTGCTATACTTGACTGCATGTGAACACTTTTTGCATGCTACGACGTTGGTTATTTCTTCTCCCTTTTCATTTAGAACgtttccgaaaatttcccataCTTCGCTTCTTCCACGTTTCTGGCTTATGGTAAAAGTACCAGATAAAACCTTCATCCTGATTTCATCCAAGCTTAGCTGAGACTAATTAGactttaaaattgttaccaaAGTGTAGATGCTTTGGCGATACTTACCTGTGGTACAGAAGCCATTACGAATGTTACGAAAAActatataaagaaataataattacgAACTCGCTCGTTTTATTAGCCGGAAATATTTGACACTAGACCCTGTGAGCTGTTCGGTCTGTTCGGGCTGTCCGAGTAATCTGAGCTGTTTGACTTGTTTGCTTTGCTGTTGTGAGCTGTTTGAACTGAACTGTTTTAAAGGTATCCGTTAGGCATATGAGCTTGTTTGGAGCTGTTACTTGCTTACTCGATAATTCTATGACCTATGACTCGAAagtcacaaacaaacaaacaaactctAGCTCAGAGCTGTTTACGAGTCTactcgtgcagggctctattgTTTATGAAACTTTGCTTAAAAGTTggaaatttttagtttatgttGACTATGAACCATATTATCGTATTTGGAGAATTAAAGATGAAGTTTAAtatgaattaaatagttatctTTTGAGGGCCCCttcagtttttttctttttattcagTTTGTAGcttctttatttataaacggttactttcaaattcaaaaatatagaagtcAAAGCTCTTTTCCGTGCCCCACCTGGCAACTCTGAAAAAGCTCTTACCCAATGTGACCAGAGATTAAAAAACCCTTAATACCGGTAAAAAGGAAAGCACTCACACATATAAAATAGGGTTTCGCAAGTCGccggttttagttttatttacgCTCAGAAATCGAAAAGAAACAAAGAAAGTGCCCAGTGCAATTAGTCATTGATATTACGACATAAGTAAGCCCAAACATCAAGTGTTTTGCGGAGATAAAGCGAGTCATATCAGGTCGACGACCAGCCGAGAAGAATAAAGAAAGGGAAAACAATCGAATACGAATCGAAATCTGTACTTTGCACCCGATTTTCGAACATATCAGCGTGAGCTTGCAGAATCAGTCATTCTATTTGTATCCCTGCATCCATCCAAAAGTCCGAGCAGATCGTGGTGAAATCAAAGATATATACCCAGTACATAtagtcgaaaaataaataacacaatGGCCGGTCGTTCCATCGTGCACTTTTTTTTCGGCTCTATAGCGATTGCCTTAGGATCGTATATCTACTTTACCATGCAAGTAATTACCCATTATTCAGAACCATAACTCTCCCTTCTCAAATTGCTGTCATTTCTACGTACGCGAATCGAAAATAATGGCTTGCATGTGAAATTTAGCGGCAAAATGGATTGGCATTCCGGTGACGTGGGCCAATCCTGACCGGAATAGAGGTCACATTGCGTGACCCAATCCCTGACCACCACCGGCCATTAAATCGCGTGACTCACTGGGAACCAGAACATACATCATACATATGCAGATGGGCCCAGACTTTGACTTTGACCCTCATGCATTATGCAGCGTCACTGTGATTAGTGGTCAATTGGCCAAGGGCGGTAGTTCGAGGTCGATGGTATAGGATTTGGATCTGATAACCACCCCATAAATACCCGACATTCAGTCTGACTTATCATACCTTCAGTATTTAGAATTCCTTAATCACAATTACTAAACAAAGTTACACAATCTTCAATGGTGATAATGGAAGTGTTTACGACAGatagtatataaatacatttttaatttggaaTAAAATGATAGAAACTAGCTGaatgctttttttaatatccaATCAGTATCTTAGTTCTCTAAGATAGAATTTCTTTAGAAGATTGGTAGTTAAAATATTGTATAGAAAAAAGAGAACGACCTATGggaagatatataaaaaaacctgTTCACTAAAAAGTTAAATGCTTTCTAATTTACCATAtggatttttttcaattttatccaattgattttttattatttaatgtatctgaagataaaaaaaattaggaacaaatttttaatacacCTCTATATCCCTCATTTTATGAATATCTTATTAAACAAAccatttcacaaaaaattttttatcctACACTAACACTTAAATAACATAATGTTTTTCAAGACACTAATTACTCATAATTTAAACTTGTAGACTTGTTTTTAATgtcatatatttttgtagaaaCTGTTCTGACAACCTGCCtcttaatttttccaaaattaaactttctaCTCAAGTAATCCTACACTTATCCATGcagtaaattttaaagtacacttttacactAGTCCTTCCATTCctaaattttctcaaaaaatctGCCTGGTTATTTGCAGCGTTTGAAGTATGAGTCTCAGGCAGTTTCAGAACATTTCCCGCCAGGCCCTCAGGTGCTATTCAATCAGGAGGACCCTAAGTCCCGCCCTCCAGTTGAGTCAGGGTCACAGGCAGGGCCTCCGCCTCTGCACCGTCCTGCTTCCCGTGAGCTGTGCGGCCACATCCGCCACATCCGCCACTTCCGCCTCCACAGCCGCCCAGTACTCCACAGCAGCTGCCGTGAGTTCAGCACCACTGACACTGATAGTTGATTAGCTCTTAATCCGTTGACTAACTCAGTTGCTTGTCTCTATGCCAAACTAAACGttgttgcctttgcctttgcctctgCCTGTGttctctgttttctgtttcttGTTCTATTATATATCATATTCATATGTGGAATGGGTCGATTTTGATACAGAATATAACCATATATGTTGAGAAGAGTAATCTATCGAaattctcttttattttctcatttacacttattttttttaccaatcataacaatacttttaaataaattctatttaaatagaaatattcgtaaaattctttataatatCCTCAGTTATAGTTATTTTCCCTTACCAATCAcagaaaaaattctaaatgaactctatttatatacaaatattcgcAAAATGTTTGATTATTAATTGATCTTATCTTATCTATAGGCATACACCTGCATTTTCGAGTGCTACGAGCTTCCttattgttataaaaatcaatgtGATAATGTTTTTTCGTCAATAAATGATTAATTACCTGATTAAAGTTCACTCTAAAGATTAAAATTCGTATTTATGTTGAAAAATCAGCAAgtaatggttaaaaaaaacattgaacCGCCagattaaaatttacttttaagattaaaattaaaatttaggttaaatattttgcaggTGATAGCAGACAATaatataatttgaaaatatcaaGAAAtacctattaaatatttttaaagatcttgaaaatgttgttaaaggatacttttattatttcttaaattagtttatCCCAAAATCGACCCATTCCTTTCTCACTCACAACATATTCCCCATGACTAATCACctaattttccatttcttcCAGATCGACATGTCTGCTAACGGAGATTACAAGAACGCCGCCTCGATCTACGAGTTCACGGTGAAGGATACCCATGGCAATGATATTTCCCTGGAGAAGTACAAGGGCAAGGTGGTCCTTGTGGTGAACATCGCCTCCAAGTGCGGCCTGACCAAGAACAATTACGAGAAGCTGACGGATCTGAAGGAGAAGTACGGCGAGCGCGGACTGGTGATCCTGAACTTCCCGTGCAATCAGTTTGGATCCCAGATGCCGGAGGCCGATGGCGAGGCCATGGTTTGCCATCTGCGCGACTCGAAGGCTGACATTGGAGAGGTCTTCGCCAAGGTAAGCGAATGCGAATTAAGCATTACTAGTAGAGTCATTTTATAACACTAAGCCCTTCCTTTCAGGTCGATGTGAATGGCGATAACGCTGCGCCCTTGTACAAATACCTGAAGGCCAAGCAGACGGGCACCTTGGGCAGCGGAATCAAGTGGAACTTCACCAAGTTCCTGGTGAACAAGGAGGGCCTGCCCATCAACCGATATGCCCCGACCACCGATCCCATGGACATTTCGAAGGACATTGAGAAACTGCTGTAGATCCTCGTCTATAGATGTTTAGATATATCTTATGGACTGTGTTTTTCGCGTAGCTTTAGCTTGTAACCAACCACATGCACCGCATGTTATATATATTGTCTACCCATTTGCTGGTTTTTGATTCCCACCCACAAACATAATAAACGCCATTTGTGGTTACCACACCAtttgttttggctttttgCCCATGCAGGGCACGTATTTGGTTGGGGaatgaaaattaaacttaCCATGCTAACACGAGACCGCTGAATGCGCTTGTTGGAACCAGTTAAGCTGCAGACCATTTGGATGGCAGACTGgatgcactgcatcttggCGGACTTGAGTGCGTTCATGTGCTCGTAGTATTGATTCCACTGCATCGCAGTTCCAGATTCCATAGGTCCCAGCAATTGTATAACTGTGgggtttattttgtttagtgATATCTAGAAATGTTGGGGTGTCAAAATGGAGTACTGATCAttgaatatcaattttaatttaattccaactttttacaaatgtgtaaataaaaaaaatatatataaaaaaggaaagcacgtttttaaaatgtacattgtaatttaaaaaactggTTTAGCTTTGTGACCAAGTTGATTTCATtcattataaaatgtattaattagTTCAAAGGACCTCGATCAATTAGTGTTATTTCGCAAaccatatttgtttttaaccaTATACAGtgcatataatttattatcagaaaaatttagaataatattttggattatatttttattaattccaaCTCTCTTCCTTTATTTGGCCTACTTTTCTGCTCTATATGACTTTGACTTTATTGGTGGTAAATTAAGTTTgcagaaacaaacagaaataCTTCACATTAACCTTTACCTTCTTTCCGAATTCGAGTGCCCGAATTCGCCAAAACTTCGGTGGCGCAACTTTGCCTGACCAGCACCCCCAAAATTCGAATACATTAACCTATTGGGGGGCCGATCTCCAGTTGCTGCTCCTCCTACTCCTCCGCCTTCTCCACTGGGACAGTTCAACGTCTCGGCTCCGATTTCAAGTTCAAACTAGTTGCCAACGGAGCGGCGATTCCGATTCAGATTCCGACCTTCCGACAATTACATGAAAATGCTGCACTGACCTTTTACGGATGCTAACGAAATTCGGTGTCGAGATCAAAACAGGCAGAGAAAAAGATGTATAAAATCGGGATATAAACTTAGAAACACTTTTAATCTGTATTtttattctaaaatattatagTATTTAATACTTTTACTTAAAAGTGGAAATTTAAcagctttttatttaaaattctcctgacaataaatgaataaaatttttaaaattctattctaataaatttgaaattataggtataaaatatctttaaaataattgtgataatttattaatatttcggataacatttcaaatttttttgtcaattataattttagaatttgaACTAAAAACGAAGCACTGACTATAATAAGTTATAACCCAAGATATGTATAggataatacaaattattgatccaaacttttttgatgaaattgcccgtgaaaaataaaagcctTTCTTTCCTTGTTCAATATGTGTAATATTCTGAAGGCAATACTAGTGTATTtcactaaatatatttatttccattaTAAGGATacattttctctcagtgttgGTGCGTGCCACACAAGTGTGAAGCGATGACAGCAATTTGTTGAATGCATCATCGATCAAAAGCGATCGCTCCATCGCCAGGCCAAAAATGCCTTTAATTGTAGAACTGGGTTAAGCATCTGAGACTCATCCCTAAACAGTTTGGCCCAGGTCAGTGTTCAGTATTGAAGCTACTGTAGCTACATGCTGATATTCCCAATGCTGCAGTTGACTTTGACACTGATCGCTGCGATTGCGATCGCTCCCCCGAAAATTGCGATTCCGAATCCACCTGAAATCCGTATAAATATGCGGAGCACACTCCATCGATCGATCAGACAGCTTTGGTCAGTTGCTTTGTTGCTTTGGAGGTGGTCAGCAGTGAATAGGACGGCAGTGATTGGACTTGGATATAGGATTTCGGATTGGAAAGGATCTACAGGATGCTACGAGGACTGCTAGTGCTCCTGCTGGTGGCTGGGAGCCAAGTGGAGGCGGCCACCCATGTGAACATCTCGATTGCCCAGCAACCGGCCACAAATCCCGCGGATGTCAAGTACTTGGAGGGCAGTGCTCCGGCGGAACTGAGGGCAGGTCCCCAGAGGGACTCGGAGGATCAGCAGTTTCAGCGGATTCAGGAGCGACAGCAGCAGGTTCAGATGGTTCCACAATCCCaaatgcaacagcaacaggtgGTTCaaacccagcagcagcagcaacaacagggaACTCAGCAGTTGTCCCCTCGCCAGGGATTGGGATTGCAGCCCCCGGTTCAGGGTCAACCCATGCCCAAGAACGGACGACTGCCTCGTAGGCGAAACCACAGCAGACGCCCCTCCATCCACCAGCAGCCACCCAGTCCTCATAGTGGCCAATTCCGACAGCGCAACCAGCAGCTCCGCCAGAATCAGGAGTTCGAGCGGTACATCCAGTCCTATCACAGCCATGGACCCACTGTGGAGACGGTGAGTGAATTTATcagtttaaatattcattttagAGATTTTAAAAAGAGAGGGagtgaataaatttaaataggtaatatttttaaataattagaaaCAAAAAACTGTTATTTTCTT
It contains:
- the Gtpx gene encoding uncharacterized protein Gtpx isoform X1, whose amino-acid sequence is MSLRQFQNISRQALRCYSIRRTLSPALQLSQGHRQGLRLCTVLLPVSCAATSATSATSASTAAQYSTAAAIDMSANGDYKNAASIYEFTVKDTHGNDISLEKYKGKVVLVVNIASKCGLTKNNYEKLTDLKEKYGERGLVILNFPCNQFGSQMPEADGEAMVCHLRDSKADIGEVFAKVDVNGDNAAPLYKYLKAKQTGTLGSGIKWNFTKFLVNKEGLPINRYAPTTDPMDISKDIEKLL
- the Gtpx gene encoding uncharacterized protein Gtpx isoform X2, whose product is MAGRSIVHFFFGSIAIALGSYIYFTMQIDMSANGDYKNAASIYEFTVKDTHGNDISLEKYKGKVVLVVNIASKCGLTKNNYEKLTDLKEKYGERGLVILNFPCNQFGSQMPEADGEAMVCHLRDSKADIGEVFAKVDVNGDNAAPLYKYLKAKQTGTLGSGIKWNFTKFLVNKEGLPINRYAPTTDPMDISKDIEKLL
- the Gtpx gene encoding uncharacterized protein Gtpx isoform X3, which gives rise to MSANGDYKNAASIYEFTVKDTHGNDISLEKYKGKVVLVVNIASKCGLTKNNYEKLTDLKEKYGERGLVILNFPCNQFGSQMPEADGEAMVCHLRDSKADIGEVFAKVDVNGDNAAPLYKYLKAKQTGTLGSGIKWNFTKFLVNKEGLPINRYAPTTDPMDISKDIEKLL